The following proteins are encoded in a genomic region of Coffea eugenioides isolate CCC68of chromosome 6, Ceug_1.0, whole genome shotgun sequence:
- the LOC113774094 gene encoding protein FAR1-RELATED SEQUENCE 5-like: MGQDGVLKTHDMVQETEKGKMGMDGCGRLMSFDLNQEPECDRDTCSEESGGSIGGHEDEEADELVGAIGVDDVMKLTFDTEEAGEFYNLYAKLSGFGIRKSNAKRDEDGISRFRKWVCCCEGYRNEKWFNYEDRKRKAKAIRRTGCGACFRVKYDTESVKYVVTRFIMEHNHPLASEASVQHLRSYRKVSDAEYAQAKSLKLVGARICQIMKHFVIKAGGYSNVGFCIKDLYNRMDEERRKDIFNGDAEGALGFLAAKKDADDMFFYKYHVDNEGKLARLFWADSKSRVDFSVFGDVLVFDTTYKTNKYRKPLVVLAGVNNHLNSTIFGCALLSDERIETYEWVLSTFVEAMKGRKPVAVMTDGDSAMRRAIKNLLPDACHRLCSWHLHRNARSNIRCEEFNNRLYDLMARKFSTLEFEDRWARLVNECGVVENEWVKKLYRRRRLWAEAYLRGHFFAGMRSTQRCEKMNAFLNEYLNEKMRLYEFVRSFDLAIAWLRHTESKAVHTSENTKPVLTTILPELEGSAAVVFTRNVFFMVRKHLNRQGLLISEGWSEDGGSRTYYYSKYGGHEISWRVVYDRSMEKLICSCMKFESKGIPCAHMFRVMVVEGMNRIPEACISKRLTKGVYSTNNGMKAFVADEQLTQMARYGTLKSSCNSMCYYASYMDDAFNDLQQMFDKHSVDLKEKWIESGYGGDGFAMDSRVMNDRSRRTFGLLDPRVSRCKVTNDLTCDIWVEDCRQATTNEHAHTKRIRTTQQFMMIIWKIVWMNRWKNQLKLVRGGATQANGEDKHLHHKHAVAVEGTQVTNKEVQEKDEAQLL, translated from the exons ATGGGGCAGGATGGGGTGCTTAAAACTCATGACATGGTGCAGGAAACAGAGAAGGGAAAAATGGGGATGGATGGTTGCGGCAGGTTAATGTCATTTGACCTTAACCAAGAACCTGAGTGTGACCGAGACACATGCAGTGAAGAAAGCGGTGGTTCAATAGGAGGACACGAAGATGAGGAGGCAGATGAATTGGTGGGCGCAATAGGCGTGGATGACGTAATGAAATTAACATTTGACACGGAAGAAGCTGGGGAATTTTATAATTTGTATGCGAAACTAAGCGGATTTGGGATTCGTAAAAGTAATGCCAAACGAGATGAAGATGGCATTTCAAGATTTAGAAAATGGGTATGTTGCTGTGAAGGTTATAGGAATGAAAAGTGGTTTAATTATGAAGACcggaaaagaaaagcaaaagcaatCAGAAGGACCGGGTGTGGGGCTTGCTTTCGCGTGAAATATGACACAGAATCGGTAAAGTATGTGGTGACACGTTTCATTATGGAGCACAATCACCCGCTGGCATCAGAGGCAAGTGTGCAACACCTTAGGTCATATAGAAAAGTGAGCGATGCAGAATATGCGCAGGCAAAAAGTCTAAAGTTGGTTGGGGCCAGAATATGCCAGATAATGAAACATTTTGTTATCAAAGCCGGAGGGTATAGTAACGTGGGATTTTGCATTAAGGATCTGTATAACCGAATGGACGAGGAACGTAGAAAAGATATTTTTAATGGCGATGCAGAAGGGGCACTTGGGTTCTTGGCAGCGAAGAAGGATGccgatgacatgttcttttatAAATATCATGTAGATAACGAAGGAAAATTGGCAAGGTTGTTTTGGGCAGATTCTAAATCTCGTGTGGACTTCAGTGTATTTGGAGATGTATTGGTGTTTGATACaacatacaaaacaaataaataccgCAAGCCACTAGTTGTACTTGCAGGGGTAAACAACCATTTGAACAGTACTATTTTCGGCTGTGCACTGTTATCAGATGAGAGGATTGAAACATATGAATGGGTGCTAAGTACATTTGTAGAGGCTATGAAAGGTAGAAAGCCAGTAGCAGTGATGACAGATGGGGACAGTGCAATGCGAAGAGCGATAAAGAATCTTCTCCCGGATGCTTGTCACAGGCTATGTTCGTGGCACTTGCATAGGAATGCACGGAGTAATATTCGCTGCGAGGAGTTTAATAACAGGTTGTATGACCTGATGGCGAGAAAGTTTAGCACTCTTGAGTTTGAGGATCGCTGGGCTAGGTTAGTTAATGAATGTGGGGTGGTAGAGAATGAGTGGGTGAAGAAGTTGTACCGTAGGAGAAGGTTATGGGCAGAGGCCTATTTACGCGGTCATTTTTTTGCAGGTATGAGAAGCACTCAAAGGTGTGAGAAAATGAATGCTTTTTTGAATGAGTACTTGAATGAAAAAATGCGACTATATGAATTCGTTAGAAGTTTTGATTTGGCAATAGCATGGCTTCGACATACTGAGAGCAAAGCAGTTCACACAAGCGAAAACACAAAACCAGTCTTAACCACAATCCTGCCCGAATTAGAGGGGAGCGCAGCGGTGGTGTTTACAAGGAATGTGTTCTTCATGGTGAGGAAGCATTTGAACAGGCAGGGACTTCTAATTTCTGAGGGCTGGAGCGAGGATGGAGGGAGTCGTACATATTATTACTCGAAATATGGTGGACACGAAATTAGTTGGAGGGTGGTTTATGATAGGTCAATGGAGAAGCTAATCTGCTCTTGCATGAAATTCGAGTCAAAGGGGATTCCTTGTGCTCACATGTTTCGCGTGATGGTGGTAGAAGGAATGAACAGGATCCCAGAAGCATGCATTTCGAAGCGGTTGACAAAGGGAGTTTACAGTACTAATAATGGAATGAAAGCATTTGTTGCAGACGAACAGCTGACACAAATGGCCAGATATGGCACTTTAAAGTCGAGCTGTAATAGTATGTGTTACTATGCGTCCTACATGGATGATGCGTTTAATGACCTGCAGCAGATGTTTGACAAGCATTCTGTGGACCTAAAGGAGAAGTGGATTGAAAGTGGATATGGGGGAGACGGATTTGCAATGGATTCAAGAGTGATGAACGATAGAAGTAGAAGAACATTCGGGCTGTTAGATCCCAGGGTGTCCCGGTGTAAAG TCACAAATGATTTGACATGTGATATATGGGTTGAAGATTGCAGGCAGGCCACAACCAACGAACATGCCCATACAAAAAGAATTCGCACAACACAGCAGTTCATGATGATCATATGGAAAATTGTTTGGATGAATCGCTGGAAAAATCAATTGAAATTGGTACGGGGTGGAGCGACTCAGGCGAATGGAGAGGACAAGCATTTGCACCACAAGCATGCGGTAGCGGTGGAAGGGACACAGGTGACCAACAAAGAAGTCCAGGAGAAAGATGAGGCACAACTGCTGTGA